One Halomonas sp. M4R1S46 genomic window carries:
- a CDS encoding ABC transporter substrate-binding protein, with product MILDNAKQQRRALIGALVLGGSALATQNALAAEIAIACGAGDASDYCPIAAQEWAEKTGHSVQVVSTPNSATEKLSLYQQLLGSGSGDIDVLMVDIVWPGMLDDHLVDLSEYLPEDATEGFFPALVDNNTVDGRLVAMPWFTDAGLLYYRKDLLEQYGHEVPETWQQLTDIATDIQAAEREAGNDDFWGFSFQGRAYEGLTCNALEWVASHGGGTLVDDEGEVTIDNPRAAAALDLAASWVGSISPEGALNHTEEETRGIFQSGNALFLRNWPYVWSLANGEGSEVAGKVGMAPLPHGPEGEAKATLGGWNFAVSRYSEHPELAADLVAFITSREQQKAHAIQMGMNPTIEALYQDEEVLASNPSMSELYETLTNGVPRPATVTGDAYARVSNAFFNRTHQVLSGELDGASAVQQLGRELERLGRRGW from the coding sequence ATGATCCTCGACAACGCCAAGCAGCAGCGCCGCGCCCTGATCGGCGCCCTGGTCCTCGGTGGCTCGGCACTGGCCACCCAGAACGCCCTCGCGGCCGAGATCGCCATCGCCTGCGGCGCCGGCGACGCCTCCGACTACTGTCCGATCGCCGCCCAGGAGTGGGCCGAGAAGACCGGCCATAGCGTGCAGGTCGTCTCCACCCCCAATAGCGCCACCGAGAAACTGTCGCTCTACCAGCAGCTGCTCGGCAGCGGCTCCGGCGACATCGACGTGCTGATGGTCGATATCGTCTGGCCGGGCATGCTCGACGATCACCTGGTGGATCTTTCCGAGTACCTGCCCGAGGATGCCACCGAGGGCTTCTTCCCGGCGCTGGTCGACAACAACACCGTCGACGGCCGCCTGGTGGCCATGCCCTGGTTCACCGATGCCGGCCTGCTCTACTACCGCAAGGACCTGCTGGAACAATACGGCCATGAGGTCCCCGAGACCTGGCAGCAGCTGACCGACATCGCCACAGACATCCAGGCCGCCGAGCGCGAGGCCGGCAACGACGACTTCTGGGGCTTCAGCTTCCAGGGCCGCGCCTACGAGGGCCTGACCTGCAACGCCCTGGAGTGGGTGGCGAGCCACGGTGGCGGCACCCTCGTCGATGACGAGGGCGAGGTGACCATCGACAATCCCCGCGCCGCCGCCGCGCTGGACCTGGCCGCCTCCTGGGTCGGCAGCATTTCGCCGGAAGGCGCGCTGAACCACACCGAGGAGGAGACCCGCGGCATCTTCCAGTCCGGCAACGCCCTGTTCCTGCGCAACTGGCCCTATGTGTGGTCGCTGGCCAACGGCGAGGGCAGCGAGGTGGCCGGCAAGGTCGGCATGGCGCCGCTGCCCCACGGCCCCGAAGGCGAGGCCAAGGCCACCCTGGGCGGCTGGAACTTCGCCGTGTCGCGCTATTCCGAGCATCCCGAGCTTGCCGCCGATCTGGTCGCCTTCATCACCTCCCGGGAGCAGCAGAAGGCCCATGCCATCCAGATGGGCATGAATCCCACCATCGAGGCGCTCTACCAGGACGAGGAGGTGCTGGCCAGTAACCCCTCCATGAGCGAGCTCTACGAGACCCTGACCAATGGCGTGCCGCGTCCCGCCACGGTGACCGGCGATGCCTACGCGCGGGTCTCCAACGCCTTCTTCAACCGCACCCACCAGGTGCTTTCCGGCGAGCTGGACGGCGCCAGCGCGGTCCAGCAGCTGGGCCGCGAACTCGAGCGTCTCGGACGCCGCGGCTGGTAA